A single region of the Paraburkholderia sprentiae WSM5005 genome encodes:
- the cysE gene encoding serine O-acetyltransferase — protein MFTRLREDIATIRERDPAARSAWEVLTCYPGLHALVLHRIAHTCWRAKRRWLARFVSQMARFMTGIEIHPGATVGRRVFIDHGMGVVIGETAQIGDDCTIYQGVTLGGTSLTRGAKRHPTLERGVIVGAGAKVLGGFTVGADAKIGSNAVVTKPVPARGTAVGNPARIIVPAAAVAAAASGANAESNHATRDAKRGSAISAFCAYGITPNADDPVSLAIHGLIDHAATQARRIDEIVDALERLGTSLEGLQGADAALLDLRRLSAAIAGKVDGVAAER, from the coding sequence ATGTTCACGAGACTTCGCGAAGATATCGCCACGATCCGCGAGCGCGATCCCGCCGCCCGCAGCGCATGGGAAGTGCTCACGTGTTATCCGGGGCTGCACGCGCTCGTGCTGCACCGGATCGCGCACACGTGCTGGCGCGCGAAGCGCCGCTGGCTCGCGCGTTTCGTGTCGCAGATGGCGCGCTTCATGACGGGCATCGAGATCCATCCGGGCGCGACGGTAGGGCGGCGTGTGTTCATCGATCACGGCATGGGCGTCGTGATCGGCGAGACCGCGCAGATCGGCGACGACTGCACGATCTATCAGGGTGTGACGCTCGGTGGCACGTCGCTGACGCGCGGCGCGAAGCGGCATCCGACACTCGAGCGCGGTGTGATCGTCGGTGCGGGCGCGAAGGTGCTCGGCGGCTTCACGGTCGGCGCGGACGCGAAGATCGGATCGAATGCGGTCGTGACCAAGCCGGTGCCCGCGCGCGGCACGGCGGTCGGCAATCCGGCGCGAATCATCGTGCCAGCGGCAGCGGTCGCCGCGGCCGCGAGCGGGGCGAACGCGGAGTCGAACCACGCGACGCGCGACGCAAAGCGTGGCAGCGCAATCAGCGCGTTCTGCGCATACGGCATCACGCCCAATGCGGACGATCCGGTGTCGCTCGCGATTCACGGCCTGATCGATCATGCGGCTACCCAGGCGCGGCGTATCGATGAAATCGTCGATGCCCTAGAGCGGCTCGGCACGAGCCTGGAAGGGCTGCAAGGCGCGGATGCGGCGTTGCTCGATTTGCGGCGGCTGTCGGCGGCGATCGCGGGGAAGGTCGATGGGGTGGCGGCGGAGCGCTAG
- a CDS encoding RNA methyltransferase, which translates to MDHIRHSSDPAVADLRGGFTSTRFVLVEPSHPGNVGAAARALKTMGFSRLVLVSPRVPSVQNDPEAIAMASGADDVLASVHVVASLAEALAGVHWSIALTARLREYGPPQWTPRAAAAAAHTEAMRGEIALVFGNERAGLSNEDVERCSAIAHIPANPAYSSLNLAQAVQVLAYELRTAYLGSEETTDGAPAAAAVAARAESAGTRTRMAASDEIESMFAHLESALVALEFLDPANPKRLMSRLRRLFARSGLEPEEVNIVRGIARHILLKNKRTG; encoded by the coding sequence GTGGACCACATCCGCCATTCCTCCGACCCCGCCGTGGCCGACTTGCGTGGCGGCTTCACGTCGACGCGTTTCGTGCTGGTCGAGCCCAGCCATCCCGGCAATGTCGGCGCCGCGGCGCGCGCGCTGAAAACCATGGGCTTTTCGCGGCTCGTGCTCGTGTCGCCGCGCGTGCCGAGCGTGCAGAACGATCCTGAAGCCATTGCGATGGCGAGCGGCGCCGACGACGTGCTCGCCTCCGTGCACGTGGTAGCGTCACTCGCCGAGGCACTGGCTGGCGTGCACTGGTCGATCGCGCTGACCGCGCGACTACGCGAATACGGTCCGCCGCAATGGACGCCGCGTGCGGCAGCCGCCGCCGCGCACACGGAGGCGATGCGCGGCGAGATCGCGCTGGTGTTCGGCAACGAGCGCGCGGGCTTGTCGAACGAGGACGTCGAGCGATGCAGCGCGATCGCGCATATTCCGGCCAATCCGGCCTACAGCTCGCTCAACCTCGCGCAGGCGGTGCAGGTGCTCGCCTATGAACTTCGCACCGCGTATCTCGGCTCCGAAGAGACGACCGACGGCGCGCCCGCCGCGGCAGCCGTCGCAGCGCGGGCCGAATCCGCCGGCACGCGCACGCGGATGGCGGCCAGCGACGAGATCGAGAGCATGTTCGCGCATCTGGAGAGCGCACTGGTCGCGCTCGAGTTTCTCGATCCGGCCAATCCGAAAAGGCTGATGTCACGGCTGCGCCGGCTGTTCGCGCGCTCGGGCCTCGAGCCCGAGGAGGTCAACATCGTGCGCGGCATCGCCAGGCACATCCTGCTCAAGAACAAGCGCACCGGTTGA
- a CDS encoding inositol monophosphatase family protein, giving the protein MHPMLNIAVKAARRAAQIITRASLDLDLLQVSKKQHNDFVTEVDKASEAAIIETLKTAYPDHAILAEESGKSDDDSEYQWIIDPLDGTTNFIHGFPYYCVSIALAHKGVVTQAVVYDPNRNDLFVASRGRGAFVNDRRIRVARRDRLADCLIGTGFPFRAQDSLESYGRQFAEMTQACAGLRRPGAAALDLANVAAGRMDGFFEQGLNAWDVAAGSLLITEAGGLVGNYTGDSEFLHVGEVVAGNAKVYAQMVPILSRYSRTREHSA; this is encoded by the coding sequence ATGCATCCCATGCTCAATATCGCTGTGAAGGCCGCGCGCCGCGCAGCTCAGATCATCACACGCGCATCGCTCGATCTCGACCTGCTCCAGGTCAGCAAGAAACAGCACAACGATTTCGTCACGGAGGTCGACAAAGCGTCCGAAGCGGCGATCATCGAAACGCTGAAGACCGCCTATCCCGATCACGCCATCCTCGCCGAAGAGTCGGGCAAGTCGGACGACGATTCCGAATACCAGTGGATCATCGATCCGCTCGACGGCACCACCAACTTCATCCACGGCTTCCCGTACTACTGCGTGTCGATCGCGCTCGCGCATAAGGGCGTCGTCACGCAGGCCGTCGTGTATGACCCGAACCGCAACGATCTGTTCGTCGCATCACGCGGCCGTGGCGCGTTCGTCAACGATCGCCGCATCCGCGTCGCCAGGCGCGACCGCCTCGCCGACTGCCTGATCGGCACCGGCTTCCCGTTCCGCGCGCAGGACAGCCTCGAATCGTACGGCCGTCAGTTCGCCGAGATGACCCAAGCCTGCGCGGGCCTGCGCCGTCCGGGCGCTGCAGCGCTCGATCTGGCCAACGTCGCGGCCGGCCGCATGGACGGCTTCTTCGAGCAGGGCCTGAACGCTTGGGACGTCGCGGCGGGCAGCTTGCTGATCACCGAAGCCGGTGGTCTGGTCGGCAACTACACCGGTGATTCGGAGTTCCTGCACGTCGGCGAAGTCGTCGCGGGCAACGCGAAGGTCTACGCGCAGATGGTTCCGATCCTGTCGCGCTACAGCCGCACGCGTGAGCATTCGGCGTAA
- the lplT gene encoding lysophospholipid transporter LplT, which produces MKKGFHTIIAAQFISSLADNALLIAAIALLSVIRSAAWVTPLLQIFFTISYVLLAPFVGAFADSMQKRHVMFISNALKASGCLMMILGVHPMIAYGVVGFGAAAYSPAKYGILTELLPAEKLVRANAWLESATVLSTIVGTMLGGALISTVVEHFVTRVHLPLIRSAADLAMGTVMLIYALAAAINIFIPDTGARYPNRLTEPTKLVGDFHHCFRVLWADKLAQIALWVTTLMWGAAVTMQLLVLKWANVNLGLSLSKAAVMQGVTGFGIAIGAAGAAALIPLRNSLKVLPVGVLTGAVAIAMAFYNKNLFPPGAGLRFGTHAVPYYMLLAYPLMIVLGALSGFFIVPMNAILQHRGATLLSAGHSIAVQNFNQNLAVLLMLGAYALLLTAKMPAQWIIVVFGSFITLLMWLAKRRSASNERRVDMRAMIEE; this is translated from the coding sequence ATGAAAAAAGGCTTCCACACGATCATCGCTGCACAGTTCATTTCGTCGCTAGCCGACAATGCGCTGTTGATCGCAGCCATCGCCCTGCTTTCGGTGATTCGCTCGGCCGCGTGGGTCACGCCGCTGCTGCAGATCTTCTTCACGATTTCGTACGTGCTGCTCGCGCCGTTCGTCGGCGCGTTCGCCGATTCGATGCAGAAGCGCCACGTCATGTTCATCTCTAACGCGCTGAAGGCGAGCGGCTGCCTGATGATGATCCTCGGCGTTCATCCGATGATCGCCTACGGCGTGGTCGGTTTCGGCGCGGCCGCGTATTCGCCGGCCAAGTACGGCATCCTCACCGAGCTCCTGCCGGCCGAGAAACTCGTGCGGGCGAACGCATGGCTGGAATCGGCGACGGTGCTGTCGACGATCGTCGGCACGATGCTCGGCGGTGCGCTGATCAGCACGGTCGTCGAGCACTTCGTCACGCGGGTGCACCTGCCGCTGATCCGCTCGGCCGCCGATCTCGCGATGGGCACGGTCATGCTCATCTACGCGCTCGCCGCCGCGATCAATATCTTCATTCCGGATACCGGCGCCCGCTACCCGAACCGGCTGACCGAGCCGACCAAGCTGGTCGGCGATTTCCATCACTGCTTCCGTGTGCTATGGGCCGACAAGCTCGCGCAAATCGCACTGTGGGTGACCACGCTGATGTGGGGCGCCGCGGTGACGATGCAGTTGCTGGTGCTCAAATGGGCGAACGTGAACCTCGGCTTGTCGTTGTCGAAGGCCGCCGTGATGCAAGGCGTGACCGGCTTCGGCATCGCGATCGGCGCGGCCGGCGCGGCGGCACTGATTCCGCTGCGCAACTCGCTGAAGGTTTTGCCCGTCGGCGTGCTGACGGGCGCGGTGGCGATCGCGATGGCCTTCTACAACAAGAACCTGTTCCCGCCGGGCGCAGGCCTGCGCTTCGGCACGCATGCCGTGCCGTACTACATGCTGCTTGCTTATCCGCTGATGATCGTGCTGGGCGCGTTGTCGGGCTTTTTCATCGTGCCGATGAACGCGATCCTGCAGCATCGCGGCGCGACGCTGCTGTCGGCCGGTCACTCGATCGCCGTGCAGAATTTCAACCAGAACCTCGCGGTGCTGCTGATGCTCGGCGCGTACGCGCTGCTGCTCACGGCGAAGATGCCGGCGCAGTGGATCATCGTCGTGTTCGGCAGCTTCATTACGCTGCTGATGTGGCTCGCGAAGCGCCGCAGCGCGTCCAACGAACGCAGGGTGGACATGCGGGCGATGATCGAGGAATGA
- the mutS gene encoding DNA mismatch repair protein MutS, translating into MGIQTAAASDVAQHTPMMQQYLRIKAEHPGTLVFYRMGDFYELFFDDAEKAARLLDLTLTQRGASAGNPIKMAGVPHHSVEQYLAKLVKLGESVAICEQIGDPATSKGPVERKVMRVVTPGTLTDAALLSDKSDVYLLALCVAHNRRGVATSVGLAWLNLASGALRLAEVAPDQVAAALERIRPAEILIADATADSASWTPPVNASALKRVPAWHFDITSGTKRLCDQLEVASLDGFGAHSLGCACGAAGALLLYAASTQGQQLRHVRSLKVEHESEYIGLDPATRRNLELTETLRGTEAPTLCSLLDTCCTTMGSRLLRHWLHHPPRDSAVARARQQAIGALLDAPPGADLDTLRQALRQIADIERITGRLALLSARPRDLSSLRDTFIALPALRAQLAAVASNADSLARIDAALEPPQACVDLLRIAVAQEPAAMVRDGGVIARGYDAELDELRDISENCGQFLIDLETRERARTGISNLRVEYNKVHGFYIEVTRGQTDKVPDDYRRRQTLKNAERYITPELKTFEDKALSAQERALARERALYDALLQSLLPFIPDCQRVALALAELDLLAAFGERARALDWVAPTFSADAGIDIEQGRHPVVEAQVEQFIANDCSLATERKLLLITGPNMGGKSTFMRQTALIALLAYAGSYVPARRAAFGPIDRIFTRIGAADDLAGGRSTFMVEMTEAAAILNDATPQSLVLMDEIGRGTSTFDGLALAWAIARHLLAHNGCYTLFATHYFELTQLPVEFPHAANVHLSAVEHGHGIVFLHAVNEGPANQSYGLQVAQLAGVPNAVIRAARKHLAHLEQQSAAQPAPQLDLFATQPAMLAEDAHDDNEAAGGATPASPAMQTLVERLRGIDPNDLRPREALDLLYELHELAVAPDADH; encoded by the coding sequence ATGGGCATTCAAACCGCAGCGGCCAGCGACGTCGCACAACATACGCCGATGATGCAGCAGTACCTGCGCATCAAGGCGGAGCATCCGGGCACGCTGGTTTTCTACCGGATGGGCGACTTCTATGAACTCTTTTTCGACGATGCGGAAAAAGCCGCGCGCCTGCTCGACCTGACGCTCACGCAACGCGGTGCGTCGGCCGGCAATCCGATCAAGATGGCCGGCGTGCCGCACCACTCGGTCGAACAATATCTGGCCAAGCTCGTGAAGCTAGGCGAATCGGTCGCGATCTGCGAACAGATCGGCGACCCGGCCACGTCGAAAGGCCCGGTCGAGCGCAAGGTCATGCGCGTGGTCACACCTGGCACGCTGACCGACGCGGCGCTGCTGTCCGACAAGAGCGACGTCTATCTGCTCGCGCTATGCGTCGCGCACAATCGCCGCGGCGTCGCGACGAGCGTCGGTCTCGCCTGGCTCAATCTCGCGAGCGGTGCGCTGCGCCTCGCCGAAGTGGCGCCCGATCAGGTCGCCGCCGCGCTGGAGCGCATCCGTCCCGCGGAAATACTGATTGCCGACGCCACCGCCGATTCCGCCAGCTGGACACCTCCTGTCAACGCCAGCGCACTCAAGCGCGTGCCAGCCTGGCACTTCGATATCACGTCGGGCACGAAGCGCCTGTGCGATCAGCTCGAAGTGGCGAGCCTCGACGGCTTCGGCGCGCATTCGCTCGGTTGCGCGTGCGGGGCGGCCGGCGCGTTGCTGCTGTATGCGGCGTCCACGCAGGGTCAGCAACTGCGTCATGTGCGCAGCCTGAAGGTCGAACACGAATCGGAATACATCGGGCTCGATCCGGCTACGCGCCGCAACCTCGAACTCACGGAGACGCTGCGCGGCACTGAAGCGCCGACGCTGTGCTCGCTGCTCGATACGTGCTGCACGACGATGGGCAGCCGTCTGCTGCGGCACTGGCTGCATCATCCGCCGCGCGATTCGGCGGTGGCGCGGGCGCGTCAGCAGGCGATCGGCGCGTTGCTCGACGCGCCGCCGGGCGCCGATCTCGATACGCTGCGCCAGGCGTTGCGGCAGATCGCGGATATCGAACGGATCACCGGACGTCTCGCGCTGCTGTCGGCGCGCCCGCGCGATCTGTCGAGCCTGCGCGACACGTTCATCGCGCTGCCCGCTTTGCGCGCGCAACTCGCGGCGGTGGCATCGAACGCGGATTCGCTCGCGCGCATCGACGCGGCGCTCGAACCGCCGCAAGCGTGCGTCGACTTGCTCAGGATCGCGGTCGCGCAGGAACCGGCCGCGATGGTGCGCGACGGCGGCGTCATCGCGCGTGGATATGACGCCGAACTCGACGAACTGCGCGACATCTCGGAGAACTGCGGACAGTTCCTGATCGATCTCGAGACACGCGAACGCGCGCGTACCGGCATCAGCAATCTGCGCGTCGAGTACAACAAGGTCCATGGCTTCTATATCGAAGTCACGCGCGGCCAGACCGACAAGGTCCCCGACGACTATCGCCGCCGGCAAACGCTGAAAAACGCCGAGCGCTATATCACGCCCGAGTTGAAGACCTTCGAGGACAAAGCGCTGTCCGCGCAGGAACGCGCGCTCGCGCGCGAACGCGCGCTATACGACGCGTTGCTGCAATCGTTGCTGCCCTTCATTCCCGACTGTCAGCGCGTCGCGCTAGCGCTCGCCGAACTCGATCTGCTGGCCGCGTTCGGCGAACGCGCTCGCGCGCTCGACTGGGTCGCGCCGACGTTCTCGGCCGACGCGGGCATCGACATCGAGCAGGGTCGTCATCCGGTGGTCGAGGCGCAGGTCGAGCAGTTCATCGCCAACGATTGCTCACTCGCGACCGAGCGCAAGCTGCTGCTGATCACCGGTCCGAACATGGGCGGCAAGTCGACCTTCATGCGCCAGACCGCGCTGATCGCGCTGCTCGCTTACGCGGGCAGCTACGTGCCGGCGCGGCGCGCGGCCTTCGGACCGATCGACCGCATCTTCACGCGCATCGGCGCGGCCGACGACCTCGCTGGCGGTCGCTCGACCTTCATGGTGGAGATGACCGAAGCCGCCGCGATCCTCAACGACGCGACACCGCAAAGCCTCGTGCTGATGGACGAGATCGGCCGCGGCACGTCGACGTTCGACGGCCTCGCGCTCGCGTGGGCGATCGCTCGCCACCTGCTCGCCCACAACGGCTGCTACACGCTGTTCGCGACGCACTACTTCGAGCTCACGCAGCTTCCCGTGGAGTTTCCGCATGCGGCCAACGTGCACCTGTCGGCGGTCGAGCACGGGCACGGCATCGTGTTCCTGCACGCGGTCAACGAAGGGCCGGCCAATCAGAGCTACGGTCTGCAGGTCGCGCAACTCGCCGGCGTGCCGAACGCGGTGATCCGCGCGGCGCGCAAGCACCTCGCGCATCTGGAGCAGCAATCGGCCGCGCAGCCCGCGCCGCAACTCGATCTGTTCGCGACGCAGCCTGCCATGCTCGCCGAAGACGCGCACGACGACAACGAGGCCGCGGGCGGCGCAACGCCCGCGTCGCCCGCGATGCAGACACTCGTCGAGCGTCTGCGCGGCATCGATCCGAACGATCTGCGGCCGCGTGAAGCGCTCGATCTGCTGTACGAACTCCATGAACTGGCCGTCGCGCCGGATGCGGATCACTGA
- a CDS encoding FKBP-type peptidyl-prolyl cis-trans isomerase, producing MKIAKNTVVSVAYKLSDAQGNLIEESEEPMVYLHGGYDGTFPKIEEELDGHEAGFETDIQLEPQDAFGEYDPELVKIEPRDRFPEPLEVGMQFEGTPEDGDEEIDALVYVVTDVAEDKVVLDGNHPLAGMALRFALTVKDVRPATEDEIQHEHAHGADGLEVLDDDEDEDEQDNSKPTLH from the coding sequence ATGAAAATCGCAAAGAACACCGTCGTGTCGGTCGCCTACAAGCTCTCGGATGCGCAGGGCAATCTGATCGAGGAAAGCGAAGAGCCGATGGTCTATCTTCACGGCGGCTATGATGGCACGTTCCCCAAGATCGAGGAAGAGCTCGACGGCCACGAGGCCGGCTTCGAGACCGATATCCAGCTCGAGCCGCAAGACGCATTCGGTGAGTACGATCCCGAGCTCGTGAAGATCGAGCCGCGCGATCGCTTCCCGGAACCGCTTGAAGTCGGCATGCAGTTCGAAGGCACCCCGGAAGACGGCGACGAGGAAATCGATGCGCTGGTGTACGTGGTGACCGACGTCGCGGAAGACAAGGTCGTGCTCGACGGCAATCATCCGCTCGCCGGCATGGCGCTGCGTTTCGCATTGACCGTCAAAGACGTGCGTCCGGCGACCGAAGACGAAATCCAGCACGAGCACGCGCACGGCGCGGATGGCCTCGAAGTTCTCGACGACGATGAAGACGAGGACGAACAAGACAACTCAAAACCGACCCTGCACTGA
- a CDS encoding cupin domain-containing protein: MPRRPTHLPADAGPARNSPSAAKPATQPIVPPSPDIPTALLGNLSPSQFMRRYWQKKPLLIRQAIAGIEAPLSRDELFELADRDDVEARLITHFRNTWQLEHGPFAPDELPSVKQRAWTLLMQGVDLHDDRARALLDRFRFVPDARLDDLMISYATDGGGVGPHFDSYDVFLLQVKGKRRWRISAQKDLALQPGLPLKVLQHFEHEQEWVLEPGDMLYLPPHIAHDGIAEGECMTCSIGFRAPSESELTAQFLYYLAERGEAAGKAGALYRDPRQAAVERPAQLPTALVERVGAMLAKVRWNEQDIASFLGTYLSEPKPSVVFDPPQRPLNAARFIGAASKFGLRLDRRTNLLYERRFFFVNGEQITWGGAKKWLFDLANLRCMSAKRFVTLSHDSSVTALLHEWYCAGWIQVGELA, encoded by the coding sequence ATGCCCAGGCGGCCCACTCACCTCCCGGCCGATGCAGGTCCGGCGCGCAATTCGCCGTCTGCTGCAAAGCCGGCCACGCAGCCCATCGTTCCGCCCTCGCCCGACATTCCGACCGCACTGCTCGGCAATCTGAGCCCGTCGCAATTCATGCGCCGCTATTGGCAGAAAAAGCCGCTGCTGATCCGTCAGGCGATTGCCGGCATCGAAGCGCCGCTGTCGCGCGACGAGCTGTTCGAGCTGGCCGATCGGGACGACGTCGAAGCGCGCCTGATTACGCACTTCCGCAACACATGGCAGTTGGAGCACGGCCCGTTTGCGCCCGACGAACTGCCGTCCGTCAAGCAGCGCGCCTGGACACTGCTTATGCAGGGCGTCGACCTGCACGATGACCGCGCGCGCGCATTGCTCGACCGTTTCCGTTTCGTACCGGACGCACGCCTCGACGACTTGATGATTTCGTATGCGACCGACGGCGGCGGCGTAGGTCCGCATTTCGATTCCTACGATGTGTTTCTTTTGCAAGTAAAAGGCAAGCGCCGCTGGCGCATTAGCGCGCAGAAAGATCTCGCACTGCAGCCCGGTTTGCCGTTGAAAGTTTTACAGCACTTCGAGCACGAACAGGAGTGGGTGCTCGAGCCCGGCGACATGCTGTACCTGCCGCCGCACATCGCGCACGACGGCATCGCCGAGGGCGAATGCATGACTTGTTCGATCGGTTTTCGCGCACCGTCCGAGAGCGAGCTGACCGCGCAGTTCCTCTACTATCTGGCCGAGCGCGGCGAGGCCGCGGGCAAGGCCGGCGCGCTCTATCGCGATCCGCGGCAGGCCGCCGTCGAGCGGCCCGCACAACTGCCCACGGCGCTCGTCGAACGAGTGGGCGCGATGCTTGCTAAAGTCCGATGGAATGAGCAGGACATTGCGTCGTTCCTTGGCACGTACCTCAGCGAACCCAAGCCGAGTGTCGTCTTCGATCCGCCGCAACGGCCGCTCAACGCAGCCCGTTTCATCGGCGCGGCGTCCAAATTCGGTTTGCGGCTCGATCGCAGGACTAACCTGTTGTATGAACGCCGCTTTTTCTTCGTAAATGGAGAACAAATAACGTGGGGCGGCGCAAAAAAATGGTTGTTTGATCTCGCGAATCTGCGGTGCATGAGTGCGAAACGCTTTGTAACACTCTCGCACGATTCATCGGTGACAGCACTGCTACACGAGTGGTATTGTGCGGGCTGGATACAGGTGGGCGAGCTTGCGTAA
- a CDS encoding ATP-dependent DNA helicase: MNSPHDTSSRAAPDDPSAAGTTVSLARRRASELDEIFADNGVLARQIDGYRPRASQIEMARAVAAAMEASGRAMPEPAMFETQKRPARRLQHTGADAASESTDNSARSDHVDGGDGGENTLIVEAGTGTGKTYAYLVPAMLWGGKVIVSTGTKHLQDQLFQRDIPTVRDALAVPVSVAMLKGRANYLCHYYLQRTADNGRLPSRQETSYLQDIVRFAKITRTGDKAELASVPETAQVWSMVTSTRDNCLGQECPHYKDCFVMQARREAQQADIVVVNHHLFFADIMLRDTGMAELLPTANTVIFDEAHQLPETATLFFGETLSTAQFLELARDSVAEGLGHARDALDWVKLGATLERAARDVRLAFKEDSVRVSIGQLRDDHPLFATLETLETELAALASALAGQAERAESLGACLRRARELQDVLSGWTTPPTKAERNAVATSEGDANAARADPNEKVRWIEVFSHTVQLHETPLSVAPIFAKQRAGVPRAWIFTSATLSVRGDFAHYAAQMGLNAKRSMTLPSPFDYPSQGLLYVPRNLPQPSSPMFTDAVFDAALPAIEASGGGVFMLCTTLRAVDRISAKLRDAIEARGWGYPLLVQGDASRTELLDRFRAYGNAILVGSQSFWEGVDVRGDALSLVVIDKLPFAPPDDPVLAARLDALTKKGLSPFAVHQLPQAVITLKQGAGRLIRAETDRGVLMICDTRLVDKPYGRRIWQSLPPFKRTREIDVVREFFEENVVPGATAR, from the coding sequence TTGAATTCACCGCATGACACTTCATCCCGGGCCGCGCCGGACGATCCATCGGCCGCCGGCACGACCGTGTCGCTGGCCCGGCGCCGCGCGAGCGAGCTCGACGAGATCTTCGCCGACAACGGTGTGCTCGCACGGCAGATCGATGGCTATCGGCCGCGTGCGTCGCAGATCGAGATGGCGCGCGCGGTTGCCGCGGCGATGGAGGCATCGGGCCGCGCAATGCCCGAGCCCGCGATGTTCGAGACGCAGAAGCGCCCGGCGCGGCGTCTGCAGCACACGGGGGCCGATGCCGCCTCCGAGTCGACCGACAACAGCGCCCGATCCGATCACGTCGACGGCGGCGATGGCGGTGAAAACACGCTGATCGTCGAAGCGGGTACGGGCACCGGCAAGACCTATGCGTACCTCGTGCCGGCCATGCTGTGGGGCGGCAAGGTGATCGTCTCGACGGGCACCAAGCATCTGCAGGATCAGCTGTTCCAGCGCGACATTCCTACCGTGCGCGACGCGCTCGCGGTGCCGGTGTCGGTTGCGATGCTGAAGGGGCGCGCGAACTACCTGTGCCACTACTATCTGCAACGCACCGCGGACAATGGCCGACTGCCGTCGCGCCAGGAGACCTCGTATCTGCAGGACATCGTGCGCTTCGCGAAGATCACGCGCACCGGCGACAAGGCTGAACTCGCGAGCGTGCCGGAAACGGCGCAGGTGTGGTCGATGGTCACGTCGACCCGCGACAACTGTCTCGGCCAGGAGTGTCCGCACTACAAGGATTGCTTCGTGATGCAGGCGCGCCGCGAAGCGCAGCAGGCCGATATCGTGGTGGTCAACCACCATCTGTTTTTCGCCGACATCATGCTGCGTGATACCGGCATGGCGGAGCTGCTGCCAACCGCGAACACGGTCATCTTCGACGAAGCGCACCAACTGCCCGAAACGGCGACGCTGTTTTTCGGCGAGACGCTATCCACCGCGCAGTTTCTCGAACTCGCGCGCGATTCGGTGGCGGAGGGACTCGGCCACGCACGCGATGCGCTCGACTGGGTCAAGCTCGGCGCGACGCTCGAACGCGCGGCGCGCGACGTGCGGCTCGCGTTCAAGGAAGACTCGGTGCGTGTGTCGATCGGTCAGCTGCGCGACGACCATCCGCTGTTCGCCACGCTCGAGACGCTCGAAACCGAACTCGCTGCGCTGGCCTCGGCGTTGGCGGGGCAGGCCGAGCGCGCTGAATCGCTCGGCGCGTGTCTGCGTCGCGCGCGCGAGTTGCAGGACGTGCTGAGCGGCTGGACCACACCGCCGACGAAAGCCGAACGCAACGCGGTCGCTACCAGCGAGGGCGACGCCAACGCGGCGCGCGCCGATCCGAACGAAAAGGTGCGCTGGATCGAGGTGTTCTCGCACACGGTGCAACTGCACGAAACGCCGTTGTCGGTCGCGCCGATTTTCGCGAAGCAGCGCGCCGGCGTGCCGCGCGCATGGATCTTCACATCGGCGACGTTGTCGGTGCGCGGCGACTTCGCGCACTACGCAGCGCAGATGGGCTTGAACGCGAAGCGTTCGATGACGTTGCCAAGCCCGTTCGACTATCCGTCGCAGGGACTCTTGTACGTGCCGCGCAATCTGCCGCAACCGTCATCGCCGATGTTCACCGATGCCGTGTTCGATGCGGCGTTGCCCGCGATCGAAGCATCGGGCGGCGGCGTCTTCATGCTGTGCACGACGCTGCGCGCGGTGGACCGTATCTCGGCGAAGCTGCGCGACGCGATCGAGGCGCGCGGTTGGGGTTATCCGCTGCTTGTGCAGGGTGATGCGAGCCGCACCGAATTGCTCGACCGCTTTCGCGCGTACGGCAATGCGATCCTGGTCGGCAGTCAGAGCTTCTGGGAAGGGGTGGACGTGCGTGGCGACGCGTTGTCGCTGGTCGTGATCGACAAGCTGCCGTTTGCGCCACCGGACGATCCCGTGCTGGCCGCGCGGCTCGACGCGCTGACCAAGAAGGGCTTGAGCCCATTCGCCGTCCATCAGCTGCCGCAAGCCGTGATCACGCTGAAGCAGGGCGCAGGGCGGCTGATTCGCGCCGAGACCGATCGGGGTGTGCTGATGATCTGCGATACCCGTCTCGTCGATAAACCTTATGGCCGTCGCATCTGGCAGAGTCTGCCGCCGTTCAAGCGTACCCGCGAGATCGACGTGGTGCGCGAATTCTTCGAGGAAAATGTAGTGCCCGGGGCGACGGCTCGATAG
- a CDS encoding DUF465 domain-containing protein has protein sequence MRDRHHAIDANTLRDRILQLESEHSGLDRLIDRMSDEHGIDDFELQRLKKRKLKVKDTIILLQLQLEPDARA, from the coding sequence ATGCGCGATCGTCATCACGCCATCGACGCAAACACACTTCGCGACCGCATTCTGCAACTGGAATCGGAGCATAGTGGACTCGACCGGTTGATCGACCGGATGTCGGATGAGCACGGCATCGACGACTTCGAGTTGCAGCGCCTGAAAAAGCGCAAACTCAAGGTCAAGGACACTATCATCTTGCTGCAATTGCAGCTCGAACCGGATGCGCGCGCCTGA